A DNA window from Engystomops pustulosus chromosome 6, aEngPut4.maternal, whole genome shotgun sequence contains the following coding sequences:
- the UBE2C gene encoding ubiquitin-conjugating enzyme E2 C gives MASQNVDPAAASSATARKGMEAGAQAARGSVGKRLQQELMTLMMSGDKGISAFPESDNLFKWIGTIDGAVGTVYESLRYKLSLEFPSGYPYNAPTVKFITPCFHPNVDSHGNICLDILKDKWSALYDVRTILLSLQSLLGEPNNDSPLNPQAAELWQNQIAYKKHLHEQYKKQVKEKDI, from the exons ATGGCCTCACAGAATGTAGACCCCGCCGCGGCTTCTTCTGCCACCGCCCGGAAGGGGATGGAGGCCGGGGCTCAGGCGGCCCGCGGCTCTGTGGGCAAAAG gctgcagcaggagctgatGACGCTGATG ATGTCTGGAGATAAAGGGATCTCCGCTTTCCCAGAGTCCGATAATCTCTTCAAATGGATCGGGACCATTGATGGCGCTGTGGGCACG GTCTATGAGTCTCTAAGATACAAGCTTTCTCTGGAGTTCCCAAGCGGCTACCCCTACAACGCCCCCACTGTGAAATTTATCACCCCTTGCTTCCACCCGAATGTAGACAGTCATGGGAACATCTGCTTGGACATTCTGAAGGACAAATGGTCAGCGCTTTACGATGTCCGGACCATCCTGCTTTCTCTACAGAGCCTTCTGGGAG AACCCAATAATGACAGCCCCCTGAATCCTCAGGCTGCAGAACTCTGGCAGAATCAGATAG CCTACAAGAAGCACCTACATGAGCAGTACAAGAAGCAGGTGAAGGAGAAGGACATCTGA